DNA sequence from the Cydia fagiglandana chromosome 12, ilCydFagi1.1, whole genome shotgun sequence genome:
AATGTTTCGAGTTTTAAGTTCAAAGCCTCCATTTCGTACGACCTTACTTATGTACTCGTGTCCCGGAGTGTTTGCCGACCCGCGGAGTCGCCAAAGATTGAATTTCGAATTACGCAAGCAAGCCGCAGTTGTGTGCGTACGTTTATTAATAATGAATTCATGGATAAGATTATATCTGGCGACTTGAGTTCAACATATATTGAGGCgcattttgaaattttattgcaTGAGGTACCTTTTGGCGAGGTTATTACacaaaataccggccaagtgtgGCCATTCACACAGTGGGTTTGGTGTAATTGCCCCTATTAAAAATACTCATATTACCTAAAATAACCATCGTAAAAAAGAATACCACCAGAGACAGTCGCTCCTGGCGACACTGTAAGGTgagccgaccccaagtaaatgagACTAGGCTAAGAAGAACCAAccaatataaaaataagtatgtaaattaaaataacgattcaatttttaaattacAATCAGGCCTAAAGAAGTAATAAGAGAACAGAACCAACGAACATACAGTATTACCATAAAATCTACCAAGGCCACCATTTTAAAACAATCCAAAAACTGCATCGACAAATTAATCTTTCCATCAAATCATCAAACCAGCTCAAGTGTTTACAAAATTCCAAgactaataaatattaaaaatcgaTTTATCTACGTGTACCCTTACTAATCTTATAAAACCGAAGAACTATATACTGATTTAGATGAGATTTTGGTACGCAGATAGGTTGACTACCGTGGAAGGACATAGGATCACGGAAATCATCATTACAAGCAGTCGAAGTCTCAGGCAGAATCTAGCTTCCTAATAATCCAAAGTTTCAGTAGGTAACTGTGACAGTGAACTGTGAAACACTCAGGCTATGAAGTAGTTGAGCTTGAGTCTTATCACGAGTCTGCTGGCACGTCCCAAAGCATTCCTTTAGCCGTCGCCCCGAGGCTTAAGGCGCCTTAATAAACTGTTACACTAGTGCATTTTGTCGCCAAGAAAATACGTCTAGCTTATGATTGAGTTCCGCTTTGCAGAGGTTGGGCAGCTTCTTAGCCGGCCGtgagatatgaataaaatggcCTCTTTTATTTCACAGGTCTTAAAACTacgtatgaaataaataatctagaaaaatttaaaaaccattTTATAAAGATGCTATTGGTACAAAAGCTCAAGGTTTGAAATTATTGCGAAGTGAAAGAAAATGTACTTATCGAACGAAAAATTCTTACATTTAACTTGGAATTCACGATTGACTTAGGGGCGCGTCTCAgcattttaatgtttttaaactGAACTATCAGGGTACTTGTCGGGATTTTGAAACTACTACTGGGACAGGGCTCTGACCCACGATCTCCGGATAAAAAGACGCACTCCTTACCTTTAGgattcaaaatataaaattgcACTTTAAACCGctccttttatttattttccttgcCAGTTTGTTTAATCTCATTTTCCTCTTTTATTGCGACAGTGGCTTGAAAATAATAAAGTTGTAATTTGGAGATTCCGCCAGAAGTTAAGGCTTTAATAAGACCGTAAGTATGAACCAAGACAATATGACATGAACTAAATAGTTTGACGCAGTTAAATACTAAGTTTAATATTAGAATTTCAACTAGGTATACGAGAACCGTATAACGGGGTCAACAGAAATCGCGGGGTGAATAGAtaaattttgaactttttctttcaagttgttatatttaaaaacgtacatctctaaaattagattttttggaATGCGTATATAGTAGACTATTTATTCTCTACATTGATACCAAAAGAACTTAATCAAACTGCCtaaaagttagatttttttgacTCTAAAGTAAGGTCTCGCCGAGGTAAGAAATGAAGCTTGTCTGAACTTTGTTCTAGCGGTAAATGTTTTGAAATTAACTAAGTAAAAGTTAGCTAACCTGGTGATATAGTatctgtagtacctaaataataaataatatcactAATTTTCTCTATAATAAagcatttttttgcaaaaaaccaATAACAAGCAAATTTACGTGATAAAGGGGTCAGTGGACACGCAAATGGGGTGAACAGTTACGCCATAGGGGGTGATTAGATACAACAAAGGGGTGTAAAGACACGCCTTGGGGTTAAAAgacacgaaaaaatatttttgtgtcAAATAGCTGTTTAACAGATATAtgcgataagtccgcctgttgttacctacatatttgtacctgttcatacttttgtaccatttcttttgtagtgtgcaataaagcattttattattattattattattatacctaccATTTGCCAATAGAGTATCCACATAATAATGACCGAATTCGATGACTAtgacctcggagtaattaccaatggagccgccattaacaggcattcccctctgtcgaaattaggcggccaatggtcaaccatatgtatggactgacgtttatctgacatgacgtacctatacatttgacgtgcccctcccccgcaaaaaacggcagactattttgtaccgaaaattttagacatggcgtctccgttgttaattactccgagactaTGACCACTAAAACTTAATATTTCTATTCACCCCTTTCTTGTGTCTATCGACCCCGTTTTAAGGATGTGGAGAAATCAggtagttttctttgatttcCCCTGAATTGGGTTGGTTAAAATTTCTTTCATaaatgcaaaattgaagaactaaccaagactcaaaaaatgatatcaaaattattacttttatcatttggattattggcgaaaatcgtccttgaagttgaaaatcgtgtctattcaccccgttttacggaaTCTACCTATATTATAGAAGTTATATTTTTAACTCGGTCTTAATATTATGAGACCTATGCGAAGTTTTATATTATCATtgatacttatttattacatgATACATCGGCATTAACCGAGACATTAATAACAGATTAACATAATATTCATaacaacagtttaaattagcTCCCGTATCCGCGACAGACAGATCGTTGGCAAAATTACttaatacggccccgacactatcattagcaatgacatgaaatttcatgacgctccagcgtttggtccagtcaggtcatgacattcttaaatctccccacacacttatcagtatttctatcagtattttcatcattacttgtcacggggattttaagttattattttcctaaccgttcttagttatgttgtagtgtacgttttgaagaacacaaaaccaagacattattcaagcatcgattcaaatatttctaacctgtcgtaactatactatgtactgtggcaactctatacccgatgagccagaaaaatgcagaaatagaaataggtaactaaaaagaatatttatttgtttcaaccttttcgtgtgtgcgtcatgactgtgtgaaagattggtagttaaaaaaattatacaaatatttatttttattcttaccacgaaccgagaatcaaactattcttaaagtacgaTCCGCAtcatagtaggtagcatccaaagtacctatccaaatagttcggtacgccatacatacctattattatatggtgtaccgaactatttgaatactttggatgctacttactatacgacgctgactgtacctactggattcttcttttatgtaagaatgtatacgtatttggttaagaaaaaaggtacctgatatgtaacctagttaacttacctataataaaaatactttgtttttatttggttaGTAGAATAAAAACGGCTATGGCAGAAATTTAATTGATGTTCTGAAGAAAACTGAATGCAATTTATTTTGTCTTAAAGATCTATATTGTGTTCCTTCGAACTTTATCTGAGCTTCTCTTTTCGTTTCAGATCCTTATGAAAAAGTCTTTAGTACCGCATTTTTCTGTCGCATTCTATATATTATGCTGAGGGAAGGActtttaagacacaggtttttggggtatccgaaatactaatacttgtacataattatcaaaaaaagtggttaggattttgctgattaaaactagtcggggtttctgcggttgacctgacgtttagtaaaaacaatatctgtggaggttcgaagtaaggaggtataaaaaaagagtccgtcataaagcaagttcgaacgggatagtcttatatggaacattcaaccataaacacaaactattcattctcaattagtcataaaacattttaagctttacaggcctgatttagttaatatgttttatccctttcttacaaatacataagtcaaaatgaacCAAACGACCAAAACGAcataaagaccaaaacgagaaatattgaactccatgcacgaaatggccccgacggaagaccagcgctagcctttaggctagcacctgctgagtcgggaccatttcgtgaccgtggtagtattacctgttgttttatctattaagttttgtcacgaataaaaacattctattctattctaaataaaacgcaaaagggaatattacgcaaaagtcggcgtagggtccactagcaaattcagagggtctacttcgaaatgcgaaaatctaaatttcgttatcagtctctaacgctcgaatacgcaagagtgataaagaggcagaaaacgaaataacgcggtaagccctcagtatgtgctagagtattgcgtaatattattctatttccctgaatagggaatattactcgaaactctgcgtagggggcgccactaccacaatccatcacaatctggggtcTAGTGTCTGGCCATCGAAACGTGATATTGACCTTGGAACAGAATTCTTTATATGGCAACAGTCAACACTTGTCAAACCCTAGTACGTTGTTTGTCAAGTCGTGTCAATTTTCGGAATAACAAACGGTTATCTTGCGTTATTATGTCGAAACCCATAAAAAGTTCAGCTAGGAGGTTAATTTATACAATGATGTGTAAATTTAAAGCAAAACAAGAAGAGCGAGCCTCTGCCTTTCGCgagaaagaacgatatttccatGAAATAATGGCTGCCACAGGTTAGTGCACTGTAATGATTTTGATATTTGTTGAATAGTTTGTACTCCATACTCCATAGTTATTTCAAGACATATTTCATTGGATTAAAGATATTATTCGTTTAgttatgtttttgttgttgGTTTCAGCTTGAAATAGTGGTTTCTCCTACATTTAGAGGTTATGTTCCGATTGTAATCTGAAAGATATTTAttgcatatattttttatttcagagaGGATAAGAGATAAAGCCGATGACAGCAGCTTAAATGAGTTGAATGATATTAATAATGCTGTGAAGAGTTTACAACAACTAGAGGAAAATAGTCGGCTCAAAACGGAAATTCAATTTGTGCAAGAAATTTCTGCAATGACAGGTATGATATTCtgacaataaattaatatacttaaGTGTGTTCAAATccaaatttatattatataggtatatataagcATAAGCAAAGAACTGACATTTAGGTAAAAGTAATATCTTTACCGGATGTAGGGCTACTAAGATGCAACTAGGATAGTGCCAGGATGAGGCAAAGATCTTAAATAATATTGCTAAAACAGTTATTATAGAAATGTATAAATGGATAGGCACTAGATGACCCTCACATTGGATTCTGATCAGTTGACCAAAACAATTTATTAACCAAACCACCCGCTATTGTTCCCGGGGTCAGGTCAGGGGTTAGGAACTTTGCCACATAGGGATAATTTAGAtcacttataatataataatagataATAGGTTACATAGTGATTGATGCTTCCAATAACCATAAGCTATAccattattaaaaacaatatattGTATTTTCTTCTCATTTTCAGATGTTGGTACAGCTACTatcaaaagaataaaaaaagaagGACAGTCAAATGCAGGTGTTTGGAATACTCCCGGGAAAAAGCGTCCACATAAACCAACAGTTGCCAATTTGGATAGTTTTGACATTAACGCGATCAGGCAGAAGATCAATGAATACTACACAGTGAAGAAACAGGTGCCTACTTTACGTACCTTGTTAACAGATTTAAGAGAGAGCATAGGATTTACCGGATGTCGTGAAACGTTGCGCAAAATTTTATTATCCAATGGCTTTGagttcaaaaaaaatataaacgaaCGTAGTATAATCATGGAGAGATATGACATAGCAGCATGGAGGCACAGATTTTTGAGAGCCATTAGTAAATACCGCCAGCAAGAAAAGCCGTTAATTTATTTGGATGAAACATATATTCATCAAAATTATAGGCCAAAAAAAACATGGCAAGGTCCATCTACTAGCGGCGTGATTGAAAAAATTTCCCCAGGAAAACGTTTCATTATTGTACATGCCGGGTCCGAAAAAGGATTTGTGCCTAATGCCCTCTTGGTTTTTAGCACAAAATCTATGTCAGCTGATTATCATCACGACATGAACCGACAGAACTTTTTAAAATGGCTGCAAGAGAAATTAATCCCTAATTTAAGGGAACCAAGTGTAATAATAATGGATAACGCAAGTTATCATTCAACTCAGGTAAATAAACCACCCACAATGCATCAGAGAAAGGCAGAAATTCAAGATTGGCTCACTACCAATGGAATTGATTATGAAACTTACATGTCGAAGGAAGAGCTGATGTGTCTGGTAGACAAATACAAGCCCGACCCAAAATATGAGGTCGAcgaaattttaaaagaaattgGACATGAAGTTCTACGGTTGCCCCCATACCATTGTGACCTTAACGCCATTGAACAAATATGGAGTTTAGCTAAAAGGAAAGTTGGTAGCAAAAATATGGGTCTCAGTGTAAAAGAAGTGGAAAAAGCGATTTCGACGGAATTTGGGACGGTAACTCCAGAGGACTGGAAAAAATGCACTGATCATGTACTGCACGTGGAACAAAAATATATAGAACGAGATGGAATCGTCACAACATTAGAACCATTCATTATAAATGTAACCAGTGACAGGGACTCAAGCAGTGAGTCTGAGGAGCCAGTTGAGTTTTTGGAATCTGATTTTGACTATGATAGTTAGTTATAGGTAGAATAGTTCTAGATTAGTTCAGTTCAcagcaaggcctgttcacttcctaagaaagttatgtccccaaatagttttataatgaatatttgcttccaactgtctttatcaatgttcataaaatatatggagggtaggtaagtctacccaccataataaaaaaatatatttgttaattactgctgtggttaaagttcataacgaaaattttatttattaaatctttatttgtattatactgaaaactttgtgaatgcgctttattaatttctatttttttattaagctgtcagagtttaattttcagtgtatatttctatatgtacgagtaaaacattgtttaataaataaaataatacaatgttataaacataaaattgcctTGAGATTGATTATCtagtaactttttaaataaacgATGGGGAAAACTGTGTTGTTTCTTTTTGCAAACCACCattgacagtgacagtgacagttgacaCCTGTTGACAATTATCAAGATTGCGTATTCCTAGTTCATAAAGGTTTGCCATATCTAcatatttgaaattaaaaaaaaaaatctcagtaTCACGTTTTGATGGCCAGactctaccgcgaaacacgaaatttcgttatctaacctctctatcacttttcatcatcatcatcctcacttttgcatattcttACGATAAAAAgccagataactaaatttcgattttcgcgtttcccggtaaaaatataattaaattgttgtaaacaacttaaaataaaaggttttttttttaaatttttatttcatgtatggaaaatttttagaaagggacagagattttctttatgcatcgtattctgcatgttttcctgttttgttgagagtcaagtgaaaataaactttagagcaatgataatagagtaggtatacttcacttattgatttaaatgccagtaatgactcttgttagtataaaaccttcttctaaagtactttaaatgacggaatgagggattagagtgatgcgctctactcactatcagtataatgtcattattttgacatttcttcaaaaatattaaaaatgtttaataacttcattatcgtccatcattctttctgtcatttctgatttcatcattctaatcaattcactgtcagtataatgtcatttctagtatcattactttgacataactccaatactgacggaaattattaaaataaacttcattacttgccgtcattccttcatgacactccctacactatcactaaaaacgtcattccgtcaaagtaatgtcagtatccatgatagtgtcggggccgtataatTGGTTCTAATTCAACAATTGCCTTGACTCGTGTCCTCACTTTGTCTTAGTaggttttatttaaatctgtTGGATCGAGGTCGCTAAGATAcctgttttttaaccgacttccaaatcccaaaggaggaggttatcaattcggttgtatgtttttttttttttttatgtttgttactccatatctccgtcattacgggaccgattttgaaaattatttttttgattgtatgtatatgcatacagattggtcccgtttttgtcaaaatctagttctgatgatgggatccatgaggaatcgacggaactcctcaaatcttaaaggcataggCATTTAGgcattttgacgaccggtctggcctagtgggtagtgaccctgcctgcgaagccgatggtcctgggttcgaatcccagtaagggcattta
Encoded proteins:
- the LOC134669298 gene encoding uncharacterized protein LOC134669298 is translated as MATVNTCQTLVRCLSSRVNFRNNKRLSCVIMSKPIKSSARRLIYTMMCKFKAKQEERASAFREKERYFHEIMAATERIRDKADDSSLNELNDINNAVKSLQQLEENSRLKTEIQFVQEISAMTDVGTATIKRIKKEGQSNAGVWNTPGKKRPHKPTVANLDSFDINAIRQKINEYYTVKKQVPTLRTLLTDLRESIGFTGCRETLRKILLSNGFEFKKNINERSIIMERYDIAAWRHRFLRAISKYRQQEKPLIYLDETYIHQNYRPKKTWQGPSTSGVIEKISPGKRFIIVHAGSEKGFVPNALLVFSTKSMSADYHHDMNRQNFLKWLQEKLIPNLREPSVIIMDNASYHSTQVNKPPTMHQRKAEIQDWLTTNGIDYETYMSKEELMCLVDKYKPDPKYEVDEILKEIGHEVLRLPPYHCDLNAIEQIWSLAKRKVGSKNMGLSVKEVEKAISTEFGTVTPEDWKKCTDHVLHVEQKYIERDGIVTTLEPFIINVTSDRDSSSESEEPVEFLESDFDYDS